The DNA window CGGCAGGCAATTGGTCTTCAACAATCGCCTTCAAATCAAATATTGGTTGGTATCTCATTGTTTATGACTTTCTTTATCATGGGTCCTATATTCAGCCAAATAAACGACCAAGCATTACAACCGTATTTGAAGGACGAAGTTACTTCCATTCAAGCACTCGAAATTGCAAAAGAGCCAATGAAGGCATTTATGCTCTCTCAAACGCGTATTAAAGACCTCGAAACATTCGCTAAAATAGCGGGTTACGACAAACTCGATAAACCAGAAGATACGCCCTTTATAGTTATTATTCCGGCATTCGTCACATCGGAATTGCAAACCGCGTTTATTATCGGGTTTATGTTTTTCATTCCTTTCCTTATCGTTGATTTGGTTGTAGCCAGTGTACTCATGGCGATGGGTATGATGATGCTTTCACCGATGATTGTTTCTTTACCGTTTAAAATCATGCTTTTTGTGCTTGTAGACGGCTGGGGACTCGTCATGGGGACGCTCGCGCGAAGTTTCGGTTTGGGGGTGTAATGTGGAACCAGAAGTATTCGTCGATATTCTTAGTGATTCGCTTTTCTTAGTCATCAAGCTAGTGTCGGCGATTGTTGTTCCTGGTCTGATCGTTGGTTTATGTGTCGCAGTGTTTCAAGCGGCTACCTCCATTAACGAGCAGACACTGAGTTTTTTGCCCAGGCTGATTATTACTATCGTCGCGTTAATTATTGGTGGGCATTGGCTTACACAAGAACTGATGGACTTTTTTACCCGTCTCGTGGAAATGATCCCAGAAATCGCGGGGTGAAAAATGGAGTTTCCGTTTGCCGTTGTTATCCAGTGGTTAAGTGACTTCTTGTTACCGTTGGTGCGCGTTAGTTCGATGATGATGGTAATGGCGGGACTTGGTGCTCAGAACGTTCCGAGTCGAGTTAAACTCTCCATGGCGGTTGTAACTACGCTTGTGTTAGTGCCCGCGCTTCCACCGACTCAGTTTACCGATTTATTTTCCCTGTCGATGATATTTGTGGTGATCCAGCAGATGCTTATTGGTATCGCAATCGGATTTGCCTCTTTGTTACTTCTAAACACGTTCGTTATCGCAGGTCAAATTCTCGCCATGCAGACAGGATTAGGATTTGCCTCAGTCGTTGATCCCGCGAATGGTTTATCTGTACCTGCTGTTGGGCAATTCTACTTAATACTAGCAACGCTACTTTTTTTTGTTTTTAACGGACATCTGATGATGATCCAGATGGTTGCGTTTAGTTTTGAAACCTGGCCAATCAACGGGGAGTGGTGGCCAGTTGATAATTACTGGGATATTTTAATGTGGGGCGGGTGGATGTTTTCGACTGCCCTTGCGCTGTCACTTGCACCGTTGACTGCTATGCTTGTTATTAACATCTCCTTTGGCATCATGACTCGGGCAGCGCCACAGATGAACATATTCTCAGTGGGCTTTGCGTTTACACTGGTTGCTGGTTTAATGATTATTTGGGCAACAATGGGGAATTTCATCACACAGTATGAGTTTCAATGGCTCAAAATGGTTGAACTAATGTGTGGCATGATTGGTTGTAGCGTGTAGGTGTAAAGAATGGCTGAAGATTCAGGTCAAGAAAGAACCGAAGAACCCACCAGTAAAAAAATTGATGAAGCTCGTAAAAAGGGGCAAATAGCCCGTTCAAAAGAATTGGGGACAACCTTTGTTCTTATTTTTTCTGCAATTGCACTGCTCATGTACGGACCCGGTATAGCAAAAGGTTTATATAACTTGATGGGCCGTATGCTCACTCTTAATCGCAATGAAACCTATGATACGACTAAAATGTTTGCCGTATGGGGAAGTGCATTCAGTGAATTGATTTTCCCCATGGCCATGTTTGTGTTTGTCGTTGCGCTTGCGGGGATAATAGGAAACACCTTGTTAGGTGGTTTCAATTTTAGTTGGGAAGCTGCCTCTCCAAAACCGAGTAAAATGTCGCCGATGAAAGGCTTTAAGCGAATGTTTGGTGCTCAAGCGGGTATAGAGTTAGTTAAAGCTATCTTAAAGTTCTCGCTTGTCGCCGGGTTTGCGATTTTACTTATTCAAGGTTACTTCTATGAAATTCTCCATTTAAGTATTGAAAGTCCGCCTCAAAGCATCGTGCATGCGCTGGAAATTCTAGCTTGGATGTTCTTAGCATTGAGCTGTACGCTTATCATCATTTCTGCAATTGATGCGCCATATCAAAGCTATAATCACCACAAGCAATTGAAAATGACGCTTCAAGAAGTTAAAGACGAATATAAGAACTCTGAAGGTGACCCGATGATAAAGGGTCGTATACGTCGTATGCAGCGTGAAATGTCACAGCGAAGAATGATGCAGGACGTTCCCGATGCAGATGTGGTTGTAACGAACCCAACTCATTATTCAGTTGCGCTCAAATATGATACGGAAAAGGCTGGTGCCCCGATGGTCATTGCTAAAGGGGTGGACGAACTAGCAATGCAAATCAGAAAAGTCGCAATTGGTAATGATGTCCCAATTGTCGAGTCACCGGCATTAACTCGTTCGCTCTACCATACAACGGAAGTGGGTGACCAGATACCGGAGCAACTCTTTACGGCCGTCGCTCAGGTGCTTGCGTATGTGTTCCAGTTGAAGCGTTTCAATAAGGGTCGTGGAAAGAGACCGGTGCCTTTGAAAAAAGAATTACCGATCCCAGACAACTTAAAGCATTAACATTAACTTTCAGTTCTACTGGAATAGTTATTGCTTTAAACTTAGTGCGTCAATTTATTTTCATAAGATAACCTATGGATTTTAAAGCAGTTCTAGACCAGTTTAAACAAAATAGAAATGACTATCTCAAAGGGATAGGCACCCCGATTATTGTTTTGGCCGCGCTCGGTATGGTTATTTTACCCATGCCGCCGTTTTTGCTAGATGTGCTTTTCTCCTTCAATATCGCACTTGCACTCGTTGTGTTGTTAGTCACGGTTTATACGTTGAAACCACTTGAGTTTGGTATGTTCCCTTCTGTTTTGCTTATTGCAACTATCTTACGACTCGCGCTAAACGTAGCCAGTACACGAGTTGTACTACTAGAAGGACACAATGGGGGGGACGCAGCAGGTAAAGTAATCGAAGCGTTTGGCTCTGTAGTCATCGGTGGTAATTACGCGGTTGGTCTTATTGTGTTTATCATTTTGATGGTCATTAACTTTGTCGTAATCACCAAAGGTGCTGGCCGTATTTCGGAAGTTTCCGCTCGTTTTACCTTAGACGCGATGCCGGGTAAACAAATGGCCATTGACGCAGACTTAAACGCGGGATTTATTTCCGCGGAAGATGCGAGAGCTCGTCGTGAGGAAGTAACTCGCGAGGCGGACTTTTACGGTTCAATGGACGGTGCGAGTAAATTCGTAAAAGGGGACGCGATAGCAGGCCTTGTTATTCTCTTTATCAATATTATCGGTGGTTTATTTGTTGGGATGATCCAACATGACCTTAGTTTTTCTCGTGCGATGGAAGTGTACACACTTCTCACTATCGGTGATGGTCTTGTCGCGCAAATTCCTTCACTTCTGCTTTCCATTGGTACGGCCATCGTGGTAACGCGTGAAAATGCGTCTCAAAACATGGGTGAGCAGGTTCAAAAACAATTAGGCAATGAAAAATCGCTTTTTATTGCTTCAGGTATCATGTTTATTATGGGCGTTGTGCCTGGGATGCCCCATCTTGCATTCCTAGGGTTTGGTACTTTTCTAGCTTATCTAGCTTATTATCTACAGAAGCAAAAAGCAAAAGCAGAAACGGAAGCAGCCGAAATGGAAGCGAAAGGTGGTGCCATTGCCGCGAATAAATCCAGTCAGTTAGATCAAAAAGAACTCGGCTGGGACGACGTACAGCCAGTAGATGTTATTGGATTGGAAGTTGGCTATCGTTTGATCCCATTGGTTGATCAAGCTCAAGGCGGTGAACTGCTGAGTCGCATCAAAGGCGTCCGTAAAAAGCTTTCACAAGAACTCGGTTTCCTTGTTCCGCCAGTGCATATTCGAGATAATTTAGAACTGGACCCGAATGCGTATCGAATCACGCTCATGGGAGTTGCAACAGGCGAAGGTGAGCTTAAACATGGCGATGAGTTAGCAATAAATCCAGGCCAAGTATTCGGTCCGATCAATGGCGTTGCTACTCGAGATCCCGCGTTTGGTCTGGATGCGGTATGGATAAAACCTGACCAAAAAGATGAAGCACAGTCTCTGGGCTATACCGTAGTCGATGCCGCAACGGTAGTCGCTACGCACATTAGTCAATTGTTAACCAATAATGCTTCGTTGTTATTAGGTCATGAGGAAGTTCAGAATTTACTTGATATGTTGGCGAAAAGTCATCCTCGATTAGTCGAGGGCTTAGTACCTGATATTTTACCGTTAACAACGGTAGTTAAAGTGCTGCAAAATTTACTCAACGAAGGGGTTGCCATTCGTGACATGCGTACGGTTGTGCAAACCTTAGTGGAGTATGGTCCACGTAGCCAAGACCCTGACGTACTCACGGCTGCCGTGCGAATTTCACTTCGCCGACTCATCGTGCAAGATGCGGTTGGCAATAACGACGAAATCCCTGTCATAACATTGGCGCCTGAGTTGGAACAGATGTTGCATAACTCATTACAGAACGCAGGTGATGAGGGCGCAGGTATCGAACCTGGTCTTGCAGAGAGGCTTCAAAACTCATTGAGAGAAGCTCATCAGACGCAAGAAATGCTAGGCGAACCTTCCATCTTATTAACCTCTGGAATGTTACGAAGTGTGCTATCAAGATTTGTTAAACACACGATTCCAGGCCTTCGAGTGATGTCATATCAAGAAGTGCCGGAAGAGAGACAAATCAAAATAGTAAGCTCAGTTGGACAGCAATAGTGAGTAAGGGGTTGTCAAATGAAGATCAAACGTTTTTTCGCAAAAGACATGCGTACTGCATTGAAAGAAGTGAAGGAAGAACTTGGTCCGGATGCAGTGATTATGTCGAACAAGAAGTTGGCTGACGGTGTTGAAATCGTAGCTGCGGTAGACAATGATCGTGCGCCACAAACAACGCCAGAACAACCACAAGCTCCAATTCAAGCAGAGAAGAAAATAGCACCGGTTGCTCCTCGTATCGTACGTCCTGAGCCCGCTCGAGCTAAGCCAGAGTCTCAAGCACAAGTAGCTGATTCATTACAAGCATTATTAGAAAGACAAGCTTCAGCGCGTCCACGTTCACCAGAGCTTGCTTCGATGTTTTCTGAATCAGGCATTGACACAGAAAAAGCATTCGCGCCAAAAATGCCTACTCACAAAACGGCGCGTCCTCAATTTGCACAACCTAAAGCGCAATCTCAATGGGATATGGCAGATGAACTTGATTCAGGATTTGGCGATGAAGTAGATCTTCGTCAAAATGCTGACGCTGGCTCAAGTGAAATGTTAAAGATGCGCGAAGAAATGAATGCGATTCGTCAACTTCTTGAATTCCAACTTTCAGGTTTAATGCAGCAAGACCTTGCTCGTCGCGACCCAACGCGTGCTTGTTTAATTGAGCGTTTGAAAGGCATGGGAATTGAAGAATCGGTGGCGGATCAGATGGCTTGCTTTATTCCCGATGACGTATCACGCAAAGAAGCGTGGAACGCGCTGTTATCAATGGTGGAAAACCAACTCCACACAACAAACAATGAAATCTTACGTCAAGGCGGCGTTTTCGCGTTAGTTGGCCCAACGGGTGTGGGTAAAACGACGACTGTTGCAAAGCTAGCAGCTTTGGGGGCACAAAAGTTTGGCGCTGACCAAGTTGCATTAATCACAACAGATACTTACCGTATTGGCGCTTATGAGCAACTTTCAACATATGGTCGCATCATTGGTTGTCCAGTTAAACAAGTAAAAGATGCACAAGAATTGTCAGAAGTGTTATATCATTTACGCAACAAACGCTTAGTCTTGATTGACACAGCAGGTATGAGTCAGCGAGACTTACGCTTAACAGAGCAATTAAATACGCTCATGAAGAATGCACGCGTTGATATTCGCAGCTATCTTGTATTAAGCGCAACAGCGCAAATGAACGTACTTCAAGAGACGGTGCGCCACTTTAAGAAAGTAAATTTAAGTGGTTGTATCTTCACAAAACTTGATGAAAGTCTAAGTTTAGGCGAGATTATAAGTGTAGCGATTCAAAATCGTCTGCCAATCGGGTATCTTACTAATGGTCAGCGTGTGCCAGAAGACATCCGAGTTGCAAATGCTGAAAAACTCGTTAAAAAGGCTGAGCAATTATTCATTAGACGTTCAAAAGCTCAACATTCGAGACCTGTACCAGTGGCGTCTCAAGCAGTAGGAATGTATGATTAACACAGTATTAGATCAAGCAAGTGGTCTGCGAAGAATGAATCAAAAGAATAACCACGGCGTCAAAGTCATAGCAGTAACAGGCGGTAAAGGTGGAGTTGGGAAAACGAACGTTTCTCTTAACACTGCAATCGCAATGGGACAACAGGGGCATCGGGTACTTGTACTTGATGCTGACTTAGGTCTTGCTAATTGTGACGTAATGCTTGGCTTACGCGTTGAGAAAAACCTTTCGCATGTACTTTCCGGTGAATGTGAACTTGATGAAATCTTAGTTGAAGGACCTGCAGGTATTAAAATTGTGCCTGCAACGTCAGGCTCGCAGAACATGGTTGAGCTAACCCCTGCAGAACATGCTGGCTTAATTCGTGCGTTCAGTGAGCTTAACACAGAATTTGATGTGCTGATTGTTGATACGGCAGCGGGCATCTCTGACATGGTGTTAAGTTTTTCCAGAGCAGCGCAAGACGTTATGGTTGTCGTATGTGACGAGCCAACGTCTATTACCGACGCCTACGCTTTGATAAAAGTACTTAGCCGTGAACACGGTGTATATAAATTTAAAATTGTTGCCAACATGGTGCGAAGTCTCCGTGAAGGCCAAGAATTATTTGCTAAACTTTCTAAAGTGACCGATAGATTCTTGGATGTAGCGCTTGAGTTGGTGGCGACAATTCCTTTCGATGAAAACATGCGAAAGTCATCTCGTCGTCAAAAGACGATTGTTGAATTATTCCCTAATTCTCCAGCCGCCGTAGCGTTTAGAGGCCTTGCTTCAAAAGCTGCTAAATGGCCAATTCCACATCAGCCATCAGGCCACTTAGAATTTTTCATTGAACAACTCGTAAACGGATAGGTATGGCATTGGTAAATAAGACCATGGGATATCAGACCACAGACTACCTCGGACAACTCGTGGAGCGACATGCTCCGCTGGTTAAAAAAGTGGCGTGTCATCTCTTGGCAAGGTTACCAGCAAGCGTACAACTAGACGACCTGATCCAATCCGGTATGATTGGTCTAATTGAAGCGAGCAAAAATTTTGACGCGACAAAAGGGGCGAGTTTCGAAACCTTTGCTGGTATTCGGATCCGTGGTGCTATGTTGGACGAAATTCGCCGTGGTGATTGGGCTCCACGCTCTGTTCATCGCAATAATAGGATGGTTGCAGAGGCGATTTCCGAGCTTGAAGGAATACTTGGTCGAGAGCCAAAAGATACTGAAATAGCTGAAAAACTTGATATTACGTTAGATGAGTACCATCATATTTTACAGGACGTAAATTCGAGCAGAATTTTGGGGATTGAAGATCTCGGGGTGGACGAAGATGTAATAACTACCGCAGATCAAGATTTGTCACTGGACAAACCGTTTAATGTTGTTAAAAATGAGCGCTTTAACCAATCTCTCATTGATGCAATTCAATCCTTACCGGAAAGAGATGCCTTAGTTTTGTCGTTGTATTACAACGACGAAATGAATTTAAAAGAAATCGGGCAGATACTAGATGTAAGTGAATCTCGTGTTAGCCAAATTCATGGTCAGGCAATGATTCGGCTTAAAGCTAAAATCAATGACTGGATCAACTAAAGATACAAATAAAATGGGTTCAAACCTCACTGGAGGATGTTTTGGATAAGAACATGAAAATTCTCGTGGTTGACGATTTCTCGACGATGCGTCGAATCATCAAAAACCTGCTCAGAGATTTAGGTTTTACAAATGTTCAGGAAGCCGATGACGGTAGTACAGCTTTGCCAATGTTGCAAAACCAAGAGTTTGACTTTGTAGTCACGGATTGGAACATGCCAGGCATGCAAGGCATTGATTTGCTCCGTGCAATTCGTGCAGATGACAAGCTTAAGCATATTCCAGTTTTAATGGTTACTGCAGAAGCTAAGAAAGAACAGATAGTAGCGGCAGCGCAGGCTGGTGTGAATGGTTATATTGTTAAGCCGTTTACCGCGGGCACACTAAAAACGAAACTCGAAAAAGTGTTTGAACGTTTAGGCTAAAATAACCAGAAGGAGAGGCTTATGTCGGCTAATGCTGCGCCTCAAATCAGTCTTGAACAAGCTAAGCAGCTTGTTGCATACCTAGAGCAAGGTGAACAAGAAAAAGCGGACCAGCTCATTTTGGAAGCTGCAAGTAAAGAGCAGTCAGAGCTCTTTGCTGAGGTAGGCAAATTAACTCGCCAACTTCACGAGTCGCTAAAAAACTTTGAACTAGACACGAGATTGACGGACCTCACGACAGAAGCACTTCCTGATGCTAAGCAACGCCTAAATTATGTAATGGAAATGACTGAAAACGCGGCTAACAAAACCATGGACGCCGTGGAAGCAAGTCTTCCTCTCGCACAACAGTTATCTGAAGATATTTCCCATATTAAACCGACATGGGATAGGTTGATGAATCGCGACATTCAGCTTGGCGAGTTCAAGTCGTTATGTCATGACATCGACCGATTTATGCAGACCTCTCCGAACCGTACCGAAGAGTTGCAATCTTTGATGACTAACGTTTTGATGGCGCAAGATTATCAAGACCTTACTGGCCAGGTTATTCGCAGAGTAATAGAACTGGTTAGGGAAGTTGAAGACAGCCTAATTCATCTACTAACTGTATTCGGAACCGCAGACGAAAGCTCAATAAAACAAAAACGAGCTGAGCCGAAAGTTGTCGTCAGCGATCCAAATGAATTGTCGGGGCCGGAAGGACCTATTATTGACCCAGACGCTAGAGATGATGTGGTTTCAGGCCAAGATGAGGTCGATGATTTGCTATCCAGTTTGGGCTTCTAATAGGAGAGTATGTGCATGAGCTTTGAAGTCGATGAAGATATATTACAAGACTTTCTTGTTGAAGCCGGCGAAATACTAGAGCAGCTTTCCGAGCAGTTAGTTGAGCTCGAAAATAACCCCGAAGACAGAGAGCTTTTGAACGCTATTTTCCGTGGATTCCACACGGTAAAGGGTGGCGCAGGCTTTTTGAGCATGACAGAACTTGTTGATGCGTGTCACGGTGCTGAAAACGTGTTTGACGTATTGCGTCAAGGGCAACGTAGGGTGTCGCCAGAATTAATGGACGTCATTTTACAAGCATTGGATACCATCAATGAAATGTTTGGTCGTATTCAAAATCGCGAGCAACCTGATCCAGCGGATCCAGGACTACTCGAAACTCTCCACGATTTAAGCCGACCTGAATCCGAAGACCAGCCCAAAGCTCACACCTCTGTTGCTGAAACTCTGGAACAGCCCGAACCTGTTGCAGAGCATGTTGAAGCTGCACCTTCAACGGCCGGTGGGGAAGATCCATTTGAATTCGATGATATCTTTTTTGAAGCATCAAACAGTGCTAAACCTGCTGCTGAAGCGGATAACGGCATTGATGAAATCACGGAAGATGAGTTCGAGGCATTACTTGATGAATTGCACGGTGCTGGAAAAGCGCCAGCCGTAGGTGGCGATTCAACGCCCGTGAACGCGAGCCGAGATGACGGTGATATTACGGATGACGAATTCGACCAACTTTTAGACGAATTACATGGTGTCGGACAATTTGGCAGTAATGCTGCTATAGAGTCAGCGCCAGCTCCATCGGCGCCTAAAGCAGCAGCTCCAACGCCATCAGCAAAACCGACGTCGTCTGGTGATGAAGATATTAATGATGACGAGTTTGAAGCTCTGCTTGACGAGCTACACGGTAAAGGTAATGCACCTAAAGCGGTTGAAGAGGTGCCTGAAAAACCGAAAGCGGCAACGCCTCCTCCAGCCAAACCTGCTCCTGCACCAGCTCCGAAAGCTGCCGCTCCAGTAGCGAAGCCACAACCTAAAGCTGAACCAGTTGAAGAGAGAGCCACGCCGGCATCTGCAGCTAAAAAAGCTCCGCCAGCGGCACAAGCTGAGACAACTGTTCGTGTTGATACAAAACGCTTAGACCAAATTATGAATATGGTTGGCGAATTGGTGTTAGTGCGTAATCGCTTGGTAAGCTTAGCGACCAATGCGAGTAGCGAAGCAATGGGTAAAGCAATCTCTAACCTAGATGTCGTGACAGCCGACCTTCAAGGGGCTGTAATGAAAACTCGAATGCAGCCAATTAAAAAAGTGTTTGGTCGCTTCCCTCGAGTTGTACGCGACCTTGCTCGTAGTTTGAGAAAAGACATCAATCTAGTGCTGGAAGGTGAAGAGACCGATTTAGATAAAAACCTGGTTGAAGCACTCGCCGATCCGCTCGTCCACTTAGTCAGAAACTCAGTAGACCACGGTATTGAAATGCCAGACGTGCGTGAAGCCGCCGGAAAACCAAGACAAGGGACCGTAACGCTTTCAGCATCGCAAGAAGGTGACCATATACTTCTAACCATCCGTGATGATGGTGCAGGTATGGATCCTGAAAAGCTTAAAAAGATTGCGGTGACAAAAGGCGTAATTGATTCAGACCAAGCTAGTCGTTTATCTGATACTGAGGCCTATAACCTCATATTTGCCCCCGGTTTCTCCACAAAAGAGCAAATCTCTGATATTTCAGGTCGTGGTGTGGGTATGGACGTTGTTAAAACGAAAATTACTCAACTGAATGGCTCGGTAAATATTCAATCAGAACTTGGTGTAGGTACTGTACTTGAAATCAAGGTACCGCTCACACTTGCTATTCTACCGACCTTAATGGTCATTGTTGGTGAGCAAACCTTTGCATTACCGCTTGCAGGTGTTAACGAAATTTTCCACCTCGATTTGACAAAAACGAATGTCGTGGACGGTCAATTGACGATAATCGTAAGACAAAAAGCGATCCCTCTTTTCTATCTTGAACACTGGTTGAAAAAAGGCGCTGATCGTTCTCGTCGTAAAGCGGAAGGTCATGTTGTCATCGTGCAGATAGGAACCAAGCAGGTTGGTTTCGTTGTGGATTCGCTTATTGGACAAGAAGAAGTGGTTATTAAGCCTTTAGATGCACTTCTCCAAGGTACTCCTGGTATGGCCGGTGCAACCATCACTTCTGACGGTGGAATTGCGCTTATTTTAGACGTACCAAATCTATTAAAACACTATGCTAGTAAGTAGGAGCTAAGGCTCCACCACGTACTAAGAAAGTATGAATGTGGTGCTTAGGCACCACTTTTTAGATCTGAATTTGAGACGAGTAGCCAATGGCAGTCAAAGTATTAGTTGTAGATGATTCGAGCTTCTTTCGCCGCAGAGTTACAGAAATATTAGAGCAAGACCCTGAAATCAAGGTAATTGATTTTGCAGTAAATGGTCAAGAAGCGGTTGAAAAAGCAGCGAAATTGCGACCCGATGTGATCACAATGGATGTCGAGATGCCTGTGTTGGATGGCATAAGTGCAGTAAAACAAATTATGCAATCGAATCCGACACCCATCCTTATGTTTTCATCGTTGACGCGAGAAGGTGCAAGTGCCACGTTGGACGCGCTCGATGCGGGGGCATTAGATTTCCTTCCGAAGAAATTTGAAGACATTGCGCGAAATAGTGACGATGCGATTAAGTCGCTGCAAAATAAAGTTAAGGAAATTGGACGTAGGCGTTTACCTCGTTTTGTTCGACCATCCTATACACCTTCAGCTTCAGCGCCAGCGCCAAATACGCCACTTTCAAGTGGGCTGAGTAGACCATCTATTGCGCAACCAGATAGAACGTTTTCTCGTTCAAGCGCACCTGTAAGCCCTGTGTCGCCTATAACCAGTGCCAGAGCCTCAGGTAAAAAATATCAACTAGTGGCTATTGGTACCTCGACAGGTGGGCCTGTCGCATTGCAAACGATTTTAACGCAATTACCGGCTAACTTCCCGCACCCTATTTTGCTTATCCAGCATATGCCTGCGGCCTTTACACCCGCTTTTGCACAACGCTTAAATACGCTATGTAAAATTAAAGTGAAAGAAGCCGAGAATGGTGACCGTCTGCAAGCGGGTGTTGCGTATTTGGCTCCAGGTGGTCAGCAAATGATGGTTGAAAGTCGCGGTGGTTCAAGAACCTTGCGCGTGTTTGAAGATGACAGTGCAAGAATAACGTATAAACCATCTGTTGATGTCACGTTTGCGAGTGCCGCAAAAGCCTATAGCGGTGACGTACTCGCAGTTGTGTTAACTGGGATGGGCGCCGACGGGCGAGATGGCTCTCGATTGCTAAAGCAAGCTGGAGCAACTATTTGGGCACAAGATGAAAAAACCTGTGTGGTTTACGGTATGCCTGCGGCGGTTGCCAATGCAGGGCTTGCCGCAGAAAGTCTGCCTTTGCAGGACTTTGCTCAGCGCATTGCCAAAGAAGTAGGATGCTGAGTTTTAACTCAATTATATTTTCGCTGTAGGCTAAAATTTGGTTGCGATAGGTGTTAATGTAATCAAGATTTATAGATTAAGGAACGGTTTTTAGTCGTGAAGATTTGGACAGTAGCAAACCAAAAAGGTGGAGTAGGGAAAACGACAACGACAGTAAGCCTTGGAGGAATACTCGCGCTACAGGGTAAGCGTGTACTTCTTATTGATACTGATCCACACGCCTCATTAACATACTACTTTGGCATCGATTCTGAACAGCTCGAAGTGAGCGTTTACGATATCTTTGCTCGCGGTACTCAAATGGCGAGCGAAGAAATTCTCCAGTCTCTTTGTCCTTCTACGATTGAAAATTTGGATATATTGCCTGCAACCATGGCCATAGCGACACTAGACAGAAGCATGGGTCATAAATCTGGCATGGGTTTGGTATTGAAAAAAGCCTTGGCCAAAATCAGTGAGCATTATGACTACGCTATT is part of the Pseudoalteromonas xiamenensis genome and encodes:
- a CDS encoding MinD/ParA family ATP-binding protein; translated protein: MINTVLDQASGLRRMNQKNNHGVKVIAVTGGKGGVGKTNVSLNTAIAMGQQGHRVLVLDADLGLANCDVMLGLRVEKNLSHVLSGECELDEILVEGPAGIKIVPATSGSQNMVELTPAEHAGLIRAFSELNTEFDVLIVDTAAGISDMVLSFSRAAQDVMVVVCDEPTSITDAYALIKVLSREHGVYKFKIVANMVRSLREGQELFAKLSKVTDRFLDVALELVATIPFDENMRKSSRRQKTIVELFPNSPAAVAFRGLASKAAKWPIPHQPSGHLEFFIEQLVNG
- a CDS encoding RNA polymerase sigma factor FliA, which produces MGYQTTDYLGQLVERHAPLVKKVACHLLARLPASVQLDDLIQSGMIGLIEASKNFDATKGASFETFAGIRIRGAMLDEIRRGDWAPRSVHRNNRMVAEAISELEGILGREPKDTEIAEKLDITLDEYHHILQDVNSSRILGIEDLGVDEDVITTADQDLSLDKPFNVVKNERFNQSLIDAIQSLPERDALVLSLYYNDEMNLKEIGQILDVSESRVSQIHGQAMIRLKAKINDWIN
- the cheY gene encoding chemotaxis response regulator CheY produces the protein MDKNMKILVVDDFSTMRRIIKNLLRDLGFTNVQEADDGSTALPMLQNQEFDFVVTDWNMPGMQGIDLLRAIRADDKLKHIPVLMVTAEAKKEQIVAAAQAGVNGYIVKPFTAGTLKTKLEKVFERLG
- a CDS encoding protein phosphatase CheZ; this encodes MSANAAPQISLEQAKQLVAYLEQGEQEKADQLILEAASKEQSELFAEVGKLTRQLHESLKNFELDTRLTDLTTEALPDAKQRLNYVMEMTENAANKTMDAVEASLPLAQQLSEDISHIKPTWDRLMNRDIQLGEFKSLCHDIDRFMQTSPNRTEELQSLMTNVLMAQDYQDLTGQVIRRVIELVREVEDSLIHLLTVFGTADESSIKQKRAEPKVVVSDPNELSGPEGPIIDPDARDDVVSGQDEVDDLLSSLGF
- a CDS encoding chemotaxis protein CheA, whose product is MSFEVDEDILQDFLVEAGEILEQLSEQLVELENNPEDRELLNAIFRGFHTVKGGAGFLSMTELVDACHGAENVFDVLRQGQRRVSPELMDVILQALDTINEMFGRIQNREQPDPADPGLLETLHDLSRPESEDQPKAHTSVAETLEQPEPVAEHVEAAPSTAGGEDPFEFDDIFFEASNSAKPAAEADNGIDEITEDEFEALLDELHGAGKAPAVGGDSTPVNASRDDGDITDDEFDQLLDELHGVGQFGSNAAIESAPAPSAPKAAAPTPSAKPTSSGDEDINDDEFEALLDELHGKGNAPKAVEEVPEKPKAATPPPAKPAPAPAPKAAAPVAKPQPKAEPVEERATPASAAKKAPPAAQAETTVRVDTKRLDQIMNMVGELVLVRNRLVSLATNASSEAMGKAISNLDVVTADLQGAVMKTRMQPIKKVFGRFPRVVRDLARSLRKDINLVLEGEETDLDKNLVEALADPLVHLVRNSVDHGIEMPDVREAAGKPRQGTVTLSASQEGDHILLTIRDDGAGMDPEKLKKIAVTKGVIDSDQASRLSDTEAYNLIFAPGFSTKEQISDISGRGVGMDVVKTKITQLNGSVNIQSELGVGTVLEIKVPLTLAILPTLMVIVGEQTFALPLAGVNEIFHLDLTKTNVVDGQLTIIVRQKAIPLFYLEHWLKKGADRSRRKAEGHVVIVQIGTKQVGFVVDSLIGQEEVVIKPLDALLQGTPGMAGATITSDGGIALILDVPNLLKHYASK
- a CDS encoding protein-glutamate methylesterase/protein-glutamine glutaminase; its protein translation is MAVKVLVVDDSSFFRRRVTEILEQDPEIKVIDFAVNGQEAVEKAAKLRPDVITMDVEMPVLDGISAVKQIMQSNPTPILMFSSLTREGASATLDALDAGALDFLPKKFEDIARNSDDAIKSLQNKVKEIGRRRLPRFVRPSYTPSASAPAPNTPLSSGLSRPSIAQPDRTFSRSSAPVSPVSPITSARASGKKYQLVAIGTSTGGPVALQTILTQLPANFPHPILLIQHMPAAFTPAFAQRLNTLCKIKVKEAENGDRLQAGVAYLAPGGQQMMVESRGGSRTLRVFEDDSARITYKPSVDVTFASAAKAYSGDVLAVVLTGMGADGRDGSRLLKQAGATIWAQDEKTCVVYGMPAAVANAGLAAESLPLQDFAQRIAKEVGC